A single Cystobacter fuscus DSM 2262 DNA region contains:
- a CDS encoding diacylglycerol/lipid kinase family protein — protein sequence MKTFLVVNPRSAGGETGRRWAEISGQVTRVIGDFGFGFTEGVMDAVRLTRDALADGYECITAVGGDGTVNEVVNGFFADGKAINPQAALGLIPRGTGGDFRRAFGWDLELDSALARLRSDKTEPFDVGLAEYVNHQGQPESRYFANIASFGVSAAIAHEVNVGSKALGGNLSFLWGTVKTLAKHKDVQVRLQVDGGEPEAMGITAIAAANGRYFGSGMCVAPKAVTHDGRFDLTLWRDYTLADFVIKSKGVYNGDHITWTKTRYTQCQTLRAESDEQVFLEMDGEVPGRLPCRITILPGAIRLKV from the coding sequence ATGAAGACGTTCCTCGTGGTGAACCCGCGCAGCGCTGGCGGAGAGACGGGCAGGCGATGGGCCGAGATCTCGGGCCAGGTGACCCGGGTGATCGGTGACTTCGGCTTCGGGTTCACCGAGGGAGTCATGGACGCGGTGCGGCTGACGCGGGATGCGCTCGCGGATGGCTACGAGTGCATCACCGCGGTGGGAGGCGATGGCACCGTCAACGAGGTCGTCAACGGCTTCTTCGCGGACGGCAAGGCCATCAACCCCCAGGCGGCCCTGGGCCTCATTCCCCGGGGCACCGGGGGCGACTTCCGGCGGGCCTTCGGGTGGGACCTGGAGCTGGACTCCGCCCTGGCGCGGCTGCGCAGCGACAAGACGGAGCCCTTCGACGTGGGGCTCGCCGAGTACGTCAACCACCAGGGACAACCGGAGTCGCGCTACTTCGCCAACATCGCCTCCTTCGGGGTGAGCGCCGCCATCGCCCACGAGGTGAACGTGGGCAGCAAGGCGCTCGGCGGCAACCTGAGCTTCCTGTGGGGCACGGTGAAGACCCTGGCGAAGCACAAGGACGTGCAGGTGCGCCTCCAGGTGGATGGGGGCGAGCCCGAGGCGATGGGCATCACCGCCATCGCCGCGGCCAACGGCCGCTACTTCGGCAGCGGCATGTGCGTGGCCCCCAAGGCCGTCACCCACGATGGCCGCTTCGATCTGACGCTCTGGCGCGACTACACCCTGGCCGACTTCGTCATCAAGTCCAAGGGCGTCTACAACGGCGACCACATCACCTGGACGAAGACGCGCTACACCCAATGCCAGACGCTGCGCGCCGAGAGCGACGAGCAGGTGTTCCTGGAGATGGATGGGGAAGTGCCCGGACGGCTGCCCTGCCGCATCACCATCCTGCCGGGCGCCATCCGTCTCAAGGTGTAG
- a CDS encoding ABC transporter substrate-binding protein translates to MTWALGTGAAAALGGCQESRSPRESRDSRVTLTFWNGFTGGDGAYIKKLVEQFNQASPGIQVKMNIYLWADFFQKVPGAVISGQAPDVCVMHLDGIPTNAARSIIMPIDDIAQSLGLKASDYTSQEVWEGGLYKGKRYGIPFDMHPLGMYYNKGVLRRAGLDPEKPPRTGDEYMAALEQLKGKGIQGHWMAPFLFTGTFQFESLLWQFGGELFDPGVTRATFDSDAGVQALTWMVDLVKKGYSPPNVGQDADFIAFQNGQNAFNWNGIWQINALDEVPGLEWGPAPIPRIGPQEAVWGNSHQFVLMRQRSPDPRKLEAARTFIQWMSQRSVEWLESGKIPVLQRVAESPEFKSLEKQGQFARQAPYIRFPPAVAGISDALAMVDKAVNQAVLGKASPADALKAAAAQATQVVRDNHEKYGD, encoded by the coding sequence ATGACGTGGGCGCTCGGCACGGGGGCCGCTGCCGCCCTCGGTGGGTGCCAGGAGTCACGCTCGCCCAGGGAGTCCAGGGACTCGAGAGTCACACTGACGTTCTGGAATGGCTTCACCGGTGGCGACGGGGCGTACATCAAGAAGCTCGTCGAGCAGTTCAATCAGGCGTCACCGGGCATCCAGGTCAAGATGAACATCTACCTCTGGGCCGACTTCTTCCAGAAGGTCCCGGGCGCGGTGATCAGCGGACAGGCTCCCGATGTCTGTGTCATGCACCTCGACGGCATCCCCACCAACGCCGCGCGTAGCATCATCATGCCCATCGATGACATCGCCCAGTCACTCGGGCTGAAGGCCTCCGATTACACCTCGCAAGAGGTCTGGGAGGGCGGCCTCTACAAGGGCAAGCGCTACGGCATCCCGTTCGACATGCATCCGCTCGGCATGTACTACAACAAGGGAGTCCTGCGACGGGCGGGCCTCGACCCGGAGAAGCCACCGCGCACCGGCGACGAGTACATGGCGGCGCTCGAGCAACTCAAGGGCAAGGGCATCCAGGGCCATTGGATGGCGCCCTTCCTGTTCACCGGGACGTTCCAGTTCGAGTCCCTGCTGTGGCAGTTCGGTGGGGAGCTGTTCGACCCGGGCGTCACCCGGGCGACCTTCGACTCCGACGCCGGTGTGCAGGCGCTGACCTGGATGGTCGATCTGGTGAAGAAGGGCTACAGCCCGCCGAACGTGGGCCAGGACGCGGACTTCATCGCCTTCCAGAACGGACAGAACGCCTTCAACTGGAATGGCATCTGGCAGATCAACGCGCTCGACGAGGTGCCAGGGCTCGAGTGGGGGCCGGCGCCGATTCCGAGGATCGGCCCCCAGGAGGCCGTCTGGGGCAACTCCCACCAGTTCGTGCTCATGCGGCAGCGCTCGCCGGACCCGCGCAAGCTGGAGGCCGCGCGCACCTTCATCCAGTGGATGAGCCAGCGCTCGGTGGAGTGGCTCGAGAGTGGCAAGATTCCGGTGCTCCAGCGCGTGGCGGAGAGCCCGGAGTTCAAGTCGCTCGAGAAGCAGGGCCAGTTCGCCCGGCAGGCGCCCTACATCCGCTTCCCGCCCGCCGTCGCGGGCATCAGTGACGCGCTGGCCATGGTGGACAAGGCCGTGAACCAGGCCGTGCTCGGCAAGGCCTCGCCCGCCGACGCGCTGAAGGCCGCCGCGGCGCAGGCCACCCAGGTGGTGCGCGACAACCACGAGAAATACGGCGACTGA
- a CDS encoding carbohydrate ABC transporter permease, which produces MDTQAPIRRAGRATPYLFLAPYLVLFGVFVVLPGLYGLWISLHDWDFLLPRKPWVGLRNYQNLFSPESRDFGDFWQSMKATGLFTLFSVPFLVVVPLTVALLLNREFPGRTFFRAVFFAPYVLGVAVVGVLWRFLLDPNIGLINNMLSASFPWTTDLPWAWVSLVGMTVWWTLGFNAIIFLAGLQDISRELYDAAKVDGANRWQQFLHVTLPGLKPVLLLVLTMTILGSANMFGQSYLVTRGAPANETRTAIMFIADTGLRTFRMGNAAAMSYVLALALLVVSAFNFRLLRHEDM; this is translated from the coding sequence ATGGACACGCAAGCTCCCATCCGGCGCGCCGGACGCGCGACCCCGTACCTCTTCCTCGCTCCGTACCTGGTGCTGTTCGGGGTCTTCGTGGTGCTGCCCGGCCTCTACGGGTTGTGGATCAGCCTGCACGACTGGGACTTCCTGCTGCCGCGCAAGCCCTGGGTCGGGCTGCGCAACTACCAGAACCTCTTCTCTCCCGAGTCGCGTGACTTCGGTGACTTCTGGCAGAGCATGAAGGCCACCGGGCTCTTCACGCTCTTCAGCGTGCCGTTCCTCGTCGTGGTGCCCCTGACGGTCGCGCTGCTGCTCAACCGCGAGTTCCCCGGCCGCACCTTCTTCCGCGCCGTCTTCTTCGCGCCCTACGTGCTCGGCGTGGCCGTGGTGGGTGTGCTCTGGCGCTTCCTGCTCGACCCCAACATTGGCCTCATCAACAACATGCTGTCCGCGTCCTTTCCGTGGACCACGGATCTGCCGTGGGCCTGGGTGTCGCTGGTGGGCATGACGGTGTGGTGGACGCTCGGGTTCAACGCGATCATCTTCCTCGCCGGGCTGCAGGACATCTCCCGGGAGCTGTACGACGCCGCCAAGGTCGACGGGGCCAACCGCTGGCAGCAGTTCCTCCATGTCACGCTGCCTGGCTTGAAGCCGGTGCTGCTGCTCGTGCTGACGATGACGATCCTCGGCTCGGCCAACATGTTCGGCCAGTCCTACCTCGTCACGCGCGGGGCTCCGGCCAACGAGACGCGCACCGCCATCATGTTCATCGCCGACACGGGCCTGCGCACCTTCCGCATGGGCAACGCCGCGGCCATGAGCTACGTCCTCGCCCTCGCGCTGCTCGTGGTGAGCGCCTTCAACTTCCGCCTCCTCCGGCACGAGGACATGTGA
- a CDS encoding carbohydrate ABC transporter permease, whose amino-acid sequence MSATPARSLQRLSFYVLLALLTWIFVAPLLWMLSTSLKTNPDATRQPPSWIPHPVTTEAYVPLVSMESETPVLLWFFNSLVAATANALLVVATSVLAAYALARLEFAGRRVLFGLIIGTLFIPTFVFLIPNFLIVSSLGWLDSLWALIVPGAGSAFGVFFMRQFFATLPRELEDAALLEGANQWQIFLRIILPLSRPGIATLSVLSFLTNYNDFIWPVYVLFSPRNFTLPPGLSILQGAYTTNYPVIMAGGVVASIPAILLFILAQRHVIEGVSRSGLKG is encoded by the coding sequence ATGAGTGCCACTCCCGCCCGTTCCCTCCAGCGGCTCTCCTTCTACGTCCTGCTCGCGCTGCTGACGTGGATCTTCGTGGCGCCGCTGCTCTGGATGCTGAGCACGTCGCTGAAGACGAACCCCGATGCGACCCGGCAGCCGCCCTCGTGGATTCCGCACCCCGTCACGACCGAGGCCTACGTCCCCCTCGTCTCCATGGAGTCCGAGACGCCGGTGCTGCTCTGGTTCTTCAACAGCCTCGTCGCGGCCACGGCCAACGCGCTGCTCGTGGTGGCCACGTCGGTCCTGGCGGCATACGCCCTGGCCCGACTCGAGTTCGCCGGCAGGCGGGTGCTGTTCGGGCTCATCATCGGGACGTTGTTCATCCCGACCTTCGTGTTCCTCATCCCCAACTTCTTGATCGTCAGCAGCCTCGGCTGGCTCGACTCGCTGTGGGCGCTGATCGTGCCAGGGGCGGGGAGCGCCTTCGGTGTCTTCTTCATGCGCCAGTTCTTCGCGACCCTGCCTCGGGAGCTGGAGGACGCGGCGCTGCTCGAGGGCGCCAATCAATGGCAGATCTTCCTGCGCATCATCCTGCCACTCTCCCGCCCCGGCATCGCGACGCTGTCCGTGCTGTCCTTCCTCACCAACTACAATGACTTCATCTGGCCGGTCTACGTGCTGTTCAGCCCGCGCAACTTCACCCTCCCGCCCGGGTTGTCCATCCTCCAGGGCGCCTACACCACGAACTACCCGGTGATCATGGCGGGCGGAGTCGTCGCCAGCATCCCGGCGATCCTCCTGTTCATCCTCGCCCAGCGGCACGTCATCGAGGGTGTGTCCCGTAGTGGCCTCAAGGGCTGA